The window GCCGAGCTCGCGTCGCACGGCCTCACTGCCCAGGGCCTTCGGGCCTTCCGGCCGCTGGCGCCGTCCGAGCCGCCGCCGTCCGCCATCGCGCTGGTCGCGGCCCAGGTGGGCTGGGCCCGACGGCTGATGAACGAAGGCGCCCCGCTCGTGCACCGCCTGCCGGGCCGCGCCGGCTGGGAGCTGCGCTTTGTCGTCCAGGGTGGCTTGCGCATCCTCGACAAGATCGAGGCCTTGGGCTTCGATACCTGGTCGCAACGCCCGACCATCGGCAAGACCGATGCACCGCTGCTGGCCTGGCGCACCCTGCGGATGCGGAGACAATCCCCCGCGATGACGAGTTTTCCACGATGACGCCCGAGCAGTACGTCCAGGACAAGGCGGCCGCTTCGGGCAGCAGCTTCTACTACGCGTTCCTGTTTCTTCCCAAGCCTCGGCGTGCCGCCATCACGGCCTTCTATGCCTTCTGCCGCGAGGTCGACGATGTCGTCGACGAGGTCAGCGATCCGAGTGTCGCGGCCACCAAGCTGGCCTGGTGGCGCAAGGAGGTGGCGCAGGCATTCGATGGCCATCCACAGCATCCGGTGATGCAGGCGCTGATGCCGTATGCCAATGCCTACGGCATCGAGACGCGCCACCTGCAGGAGGTGATCGACGGCTGCCAGATGGACCTGGAACAGACCCGGTATCTGGACTTCGCGGCCCTCAAGCGCTACTGCCACCTTGTCGCCGGCGTGGTAGGCGAAGCCGCGGCGCGCATCTTCGGCCAGACCGATGCGCAGACCACGGCCTACGCCCACAAGCTCGGGCTGGCGCTGCAGCTCACCAACATCATTCGCGACGTCGGCGAAGACGCGCTGCGCGGACGCATCTACCTGCCCGTCAACGAGCTGCAGCAGTTCGACGTCAAGGCCCACGAGGTGCTCAACCGGCTGCACTCGGAACGCTTCGTGGCGCTGATGAAGTTCCAGGCCCAGCGCGCCCATTCGGCCTACGAGGAGGCCCTTGCCCTGCTGCCCGCGGCCGACCGGCGCGCGCAGAAGCCGGGCCTCATGATGGCCAGCATCTACCGCACTTTGCTGCGCGAGATCGAGCGTGACGACTTCAAGGTGCTGGAGCAGCGCGTGAGCCTGACGCCGCTGCGCAAGCTCTGGCTGGCCTGGCGC is drawn from Variovorax sp. PBS-H4 and contains these coding sequences:
- the hpnD gene encoding presqualene diphosphate synthase HpnD, producing MTPEQYVQDKAAASGSSFYYAFLFLPKPRRAAITAFYAFCREVDDVVDEVSDPSVAATKLAWWRKEVAQAFDGHPQHPVMQALMPYANAYGIETRHLQEVIDGCQMDLEQTRYLDFAALKRYCHLVAGVVGEAAARIFGQTDAQTTAYAHKLGLALQLTNIIRDVGEDALRGRIYLPVNELQQFDVKAHEVLNRLHSERFVALMKFQAQRAHSAYEEALALLPAADRRAQKPGLMMASIYRTLLREIERDDFKVLEQRVSLTPLRKLWLAWRVQALGRL